In the genome of Pseudomonas bubulae, one region contains:
- a CDS encoding chemotaxis protein, translated as MSSNNARADSLSLLLFTLRSGKLLAINLLKVSEIIPCPPLTKMPESHPNVKGIAVLRGAALSVIDLSRAIGEQPLLDPDAGCLIVTDVSRSKQGLHVQAVSKIVHCLSTDIRPPPYGSGKRSYITGVTQVDGVLVQVLDIEKVIHGIAPAKVEDASDSLSKEESKLLANARILVVDDSQVALQQSVITLRNLGLHCHTARSAKEAIERLLELQGTPDQINVLVSDIEMSEMDGYAFTRTVRDTPDFAHLYVLLHTSLNSAMNSEKARLAGANAVLTKFSSPELTQCLILAARTVAEQGY; from the coding sequence ATGTCATCGAACAATGCCCGCGCAGATTCACTCTCCCTTCTGCTCTTCACTCTGCGCAGCGGCAAGTTGTTGGCGATCAACCTGCTCAAGGTCAGTGAAATCATTCCCTGCCCGCCGCTGACCAAAATGCCCGAGTCCCACCCCAATGTTAAAGGCATCGCCGTGTTGCGCGGCGCGGCACTGTCGGTAATCGACCTGAGCCGTGCCATCGGCGAGCAGCCGCTGCTCGACCCGGACGCTGGTTGCCTGATCGTCACCGATGTCAGCCGCTCCAAACAGGGGCTGCATGTGCAGGCGGTGAGCAAAATCGTGCACTGCCTGAGCACCGATATCCGTCCGCCGCCCTACGGCTCCGGCAAGCGCTCGTATATCACCGGTGTGACCCAGGTCGACGGTGTATTGGTGCAAGTGCTGGATATCGAAAAAGTGATCCACGGCATCGCCCCGGCCAAGGTCGAGGACGCCAGCGACAGCCTCAGTAAAGAAGAGTCAAAACTGCTGGCCAATGCCCGCATTCTGGTGGTGGATGACAGTCAGGTGGCCCTGCAACAGTCGGTCATTACCCTGCGCAACCTGGGCCTGCATTGCCACACCGCACGCAGCGCCAAGGAAGCCATCGAGCGGTTACTGGAGCTGCAAGGCACGCCGGATCAGATCAACGTGCTGGTGTCGGATATCGAAATGTCGGAAATGGATGGCTACGCCTTTACCCGTACCGTGCGCGACACCCCGGACTTTGCCCATCTGTATGTGCTGCTGCACACCTCGCTCAACAGTGCGATGAACAGCGAAAAGGCGCGCCTGGCGGGGGCCAATGCGGTGCTGACCAAGTTCTCTTCGCCGGAGCTTACACAGTGCTTGATCCTCGCCGCGCGCACGGTTGCCGAGCAAGGTTACTGA
- the norR gene encoding nitric oxide reductase transcriptional regulator NorR, whose translation MTAKLLLTTLLPLVDDLSRDLPESERYRRLLHALRTLLPCDAAALLRLDGEWLVPLAVDGLSLDTLGRRFKVSEHPRFQALLASPGPTRFPSNCELPDPYDGLVDGLAEHLEVHDCMGCPLFVEERPWGLLTLDALDSKRFEPVSLDDLQAFASLAAATVNVAQRIERLALRVEDEQRKAELYRQANGSPNKELIGQSKVHKRLLEEIALVGGSDLTVLITGETGVGKELVAQAIHAASPRADKPLISLNCAALPDTLVESELFGHVRGAFTGATNDRRGKFELANGGTLFLDEVGELSLTVQAKLLRVLQSGQLQRLGSDQEHRVDVRLIAATNRDLAEEVRSGRYRADFYHRLSVYPLRVPALRERGRDVLLLSGFFLEQNRSRMGLGSLRLSPDAQAALVQYSWPGNVRELEHLIGRSALKALGNCSTRPRILTLTAADLDLPTSGASAAPIAPQNLPDAVGDLRQATENYQRQLISTCLERHQHNWASAARELGLDRANLARMAKRLGLKP comes from the coding sequence ATGACTGCAAAACTGCTACTGACCACCCTGCTGCCGCTGGTGGACGATCTGTCCCGTGATCTGCCCGAGAGCGAACGCTATCGCCGCTTGCTGCACGCGCTGCGCACCCTGCTGCCTTGCGATGCCGCAGCCCTGCTGCGACTGGATGGCGAATGGCTGGTGCCGTTGGCTGTTGATGGCTTGAGCCTGGACACCCTGGGGCGGCGCTTCAAAGTCAGCGAGCACCCGCGCTTTCAGGCTTTGCTCGCAAGTCCAGGCCCCACCCGTTTCCCCAGCAACTGCGAACTGCCAGACCCCTACGACGGCCTGGTCGACGGGCTGGCCGAACACCTGGAAGTCCACGACTGCATGGGCTGCCCGCTGTTTGTAGAAGAGCGCCCATGGGGGCTGCTAACCCTTGACGCACTGGATTCCAAACGCTTCGAGCCGGTCTCGCTGGATGACCTGCAGGCCTTTGCCAGCCTGGCTGCCGCTACGGTCAATGTGGCTCAACGGATCGAACGGCTGGCATTGCGGGTCGAGGATGAGCAGCGCAAGGCCGAACTCTATCGGCAAGCCAATGGTTCGCCCAACAAGGAGCTGATCGGCCAGAGCAAGGTGCACAAACGCTTACTGGAAGAAATTGCCCTGGTGGGCGGCAGCGATCTGACGGTACTGATAACCGGTGAAACCGGTGTCGGCAAGGAGCTGGTGGCCCAGGCCATTCACGCAGCCTCGCCACGGGCAGACAAACCGCTGATTAGCCTTAACTGCGCGGCCTTGCCCGACACGCTGGTTGAAAGCGAACTGTTCGGCCATGTGCGCGGTGCCTTTACCGGTGCCACCAACGACCGACGCGGCAAGTTCGAGCTTGCCAACGGTGGCACGTTGTTTCTGGATGAAGTGGGCGAGCTGTCGCTGACCGTGCAGGCCAAGCTGTTGCGGGTGCTGCAAAGCGGGCAGTTGCAACGCCTGGGCTCGGATCAGGAGCACCGGGTCGACGTACGCCTGATCGCAGCCACCAACCGCGACCTGGCCGAAGAAGTGCGCAGCGGTCGCTACCGCGCCGACTTTTACCATCGCCTTAGCGTTTACCCGCTCAGGGTGCCAGCCTTGCGCGAACGCGGCCGTGATGTGTTGCTGCTGAGCGGCTTTTTTCTGGAGCAAAACCGCTCGCGCATGGGCCTGGGCAGCCTGCGCCTGAGTCCCGACGCGCAGGCGGCGCTGGTGCAGTATTCCTGGCCGGGCAATGTGCGCGAACTGGAACACCTGATTGGCCGCAGCGCCCTTAAAGCCTTGGGCAATTGCAGCACGCGGCCGCGCATCCTGACCCTGACGGCGGCGGATCTGGATTTGCCGACCTCCGGCGCCAGCGCTGCGCCGATCGCCCCCCAGAACCTGCCGGATGCCGTGGGCGACTTGCGCCAGGCCACTGAAAATTACCAGCGCCAGCTGATCAGCACCTGCCTGGAACGCCATCAGCACAACTGGGCCAGTGCGGCGCGGGAGCTGGGGCTTGACCGGGCAAACCTGGCCCGCATGGCCAAACGGTTGGGCCTGAAACCCTGA
- the hmpA gene encoding NO-inducible flavohemoprotein, producing MLTAQDRAIVKSTVPLLESGGEGLITHFYRMMLSEYPQVRSLFNPANQASGDQPRALANGVLMYARHIDQLDQLGDLVARIINKHVALQILPEHYPIVGSCLLRAIEEVLGSDIATPQVLSAWGAAYNQLADILIGAEAAIYDEKAAAPGGWRGGREFKLAAKIQESAEITSFYFRPVDQQPILDFAPGQYIGLKLMIDGEEVRRNYSLSALAQVGRYRISVKREKGGVVSNFLHDRLNVGDTLELFPPAGDFTLANSEKPLVLISGGVGITPTLAMLEAALATKRPIHFIHCARNADVHAFRTWIDELADQHPQLKRFYCYDEQGESADHVGLLTEEVLAQWLPQERDLDAYFLGPKGFMGAVKRHLKALGVPEQQSRYEFFGPAAELK from the coding sequence ATGCTTACTGCTCAGGATCGTGCCATCGTTAAATCTACCGTGCCACTGCTGGAAAGCGGCGGTGAAGGGCTGATTACCCACTTCTATCGCATGATGCTCTCGGAATACCCGCAAGTGCGTTCGCTGTTCAACCCGGCCAACCAGGCCAGTGGTGACCAGCCGCGAGCACTGGCCAACGGCGTGCTGATGTATGCACGGCACATCGATCAGCTGGACCAGTTGGGCGATCTGGTGGCCCGGATCATCAACAAGCATGTTGCGTTGCAAATCCTCCCTGAGCACTACCCAATTGTTGGCAGCTGCCTGCTGCGGGCTATTGAAGAAGTGCTGGGCAGCGACATCGCGACCCCGCAAGTGCTCAGCGCCTGGGGAGCGGCCTACAACCAGTTGGCCGATATCCTGATCGGTGCCGAAGCTGCCATCTACGACGAAAAAGCTGCAGCACCTGGCGGCTGGCGCGGCGGGCGCGAGTTCAAACTGGCTGCCAAAATCCAGGAAAGTGCTGAAATCACTTCGTTTTACTTCCGCCCGGTAGACCAGCAACCGATCCTCGACTTTGCCCCGGGCCAGTATATCGGTCTGAAACTGATGATCGATGGCGAAGAAGTGCGTCGCAACTACTCACTGTCGGCGCTGGCTCAGGTCGGTCGCTACCGTATCAGCGTCAAGCGCGAGAAGGGTGGGGTGGTGTCCAACTTCCTGCACGACCGTCTGAATGTGGGCGATACCCTGGAGCTGTTCCCGCCAGCGGGCGACTTCACCCTGGCCAATAGCGAAAAACCGCTGGTGCTGATCAGTGGCGGTGTGGGCATTACACCGACCCTGGCGATGCTTGAAGCGGCCCTGGCGACAAAACGCCCGATCCACTTTATCCACTGTGCCCGCAATGCCGATGTGCATGCCTTCCGCACATGGATCGATGAACTGGCAGACCAGCATCCGCAATTGAAGCGTTTCTACTGCTATGACGAGCAGGGCGAGTCTGCAGATCATGTAGGGCTTTTGACCGAAGAAGTACTGGCTCAGTGGTTACCGCAAGAGCGTGACCTGGATGCCTACTTCCTGGGGCCAAAAGGCTTTATGGGGGCGGTCAAGCGTCATCTCAAAGCCCTGGGTGTGCCGGAGCAGCAAAGCCGCTACGAGTTCTTCGGCCCGGCAGCCGAGCTGAAGTAG